The following coding sequences are from one Haliotis asinina isolate JCU_RB_2024 chromosome 3, JCU_Hal_asi_v2, whole genome shotgun sequence window:
- the LOC137277011 gene encoding uncharacterized protein → MAVLESLSALLLLATYCISWDPDAGLVPSLTKQQGALPNATSKYHDAFFINDGNDSTHWTSGGCLPSAYIVNGYLNVLKGRCSNEVCSSSSHDAKLSDVTDGSMYTGASISPINGTAVFDLALKKPVKVKYVSIRGVFFGDTFLEIWEGNRTVFTKTLGLADKYKTETFNVSQLTLGKIRVKSANKFTLTEIDALGESGCTERAWVDLGTVKTIGVIRTRHWAGSATLESRLLTSLDGKMWNEVAKLQPGALRAVFTKLDAPAQTRFIAVEHHIAESKYAKAYVFEIDAWDSHGQWGVPPRGSPNKASLRDMFGVNGIWGWGNNKYSSLLDDKSGPRLYNDIASHARNYHNLGWDVKDPDNDPGYVNMTAGHGTNGEWWLNWDTEYKAWANANLSVDASVQFTSKGGFPPSVWGDAFHDGFRYGKEFASHFGPTIGNGLIQAMEVGNEPWDYPADFYAKILDGMSRGVKSVDKNLLVLPGAFQAHDMFHASNYIGTRVLQPFASNIDVVNGHFYSFMVRSDGVRVMTHPEDLESEFNAVTNLLRWRDVNMPGKPVWITEWGWDSETPGERCRYTECVTEDAQALYGLRGLLILARMGIQKATWFFYADSKTCDNHIFCRSGLTSSALHGFTKKKVFHSFHALMTTLGDKHFLKVLKENSHLYVYIFGDVDNGKAGLWATDVVAWRPVTADDTKPYQASFRLPTKPLSAWRISTKDGVPVPAGFTHASERVTFDATPEVVIFKLPGFPVSEHVQIIG, encoded by the coding sequence TTCCTAACGCAACCTCCAAATACCACGACGCTTTCTTCATAAACGACGGGAATGACTCAACGCACTGGACGTCTGGCGGCTGTCTCCCGTCAGCCTACATCGTGAACGGATACCTGAACGTTTTGAAGGGTAGGTGTTCTAACGAGGTATGTTCCTCCTCCTCCCACGACGCCAAACTGAGCGACGTCACCGACGGCAGCATGTACACAGGAGCGTCAATCTCGCCCATTAATGGCACAGCTGTCTTTGACTTGGCACTGAAAAAACCCGTGAAGgtgaaatatgtttctattCGGGGCGTGTTCTTTGGCGACACGTTCTTGGAAATCTGGGAGGGGAATAGAACTGTGTTTACAAAAACGCTCGGTTTAGCGGATAAGTACAAGACTGAGACGTTCAACGTCTCACAGCTAACGTTGGGGAAGATCAGGGTCAAATCAGCAAATAAGTTTACCCTGACTGAGATCGATGCCTTGGGAGAGTCAGGATGCACGGAAAGAGCTTGGGTTGACTTGGGGACGGTAAAGACTATTGGTGTTATCAGAACGAGGCACTGGGCCGGAAGTGCCACGCTCGAGTCACGACTCCTGACATCTCTTGACGGCAAAATGTGGAATGAGGTAGCTAAACTTCAACCAGGGGCTTTGAGAGCAGTCTTCACAAAGTTGGATGCACCAGCTCAAACTCGGTTCATTGCTGTCGAGCACCACATTGCAGAATCCAAATATGCGAAAGCGTACGTGTTTGAGATAGATGCTTGGGATAGCCACGGACAATGGGGAGTACCCCCGAGGGGATCCCCAAACAAGGCAAGTCTGAGGGACATGTTTGGAGTGAACGGAATATGGGGGTGGGGAAACAACAAATACAGCAGCCTCCTGGACGACAAAAGCGGCCCGCGTCTGTACAACGACATCGCCTCCCACGCCAGGAACTACCACAATCTTGGATGGGATGTGAAGGACCCGGATAATGATCCGGGTTACGTCAATATGACAGCGGGCCATGGGACCAATGGTGAATGGTGGTTGAACTGGGATACGGAATACAAAGCTTGGGCAAATGCAAACCTTTCCGTAGATGCTTCGGTTCAGTTTACATCAAAAGGGGGATTTCCGCCATCAGTGTGGGGGGATGCCTTTCATGATGGGTTTAGATATGGTAAGGAGTTCGCCTCGCATTTTGGCCCAACAATAGGTAACGGGTTGATTCAAGCCATGGAGGTGGGCAACGAGCCGTGGGATTACCCAGCGGATTTCTATGCTAAAATATTGGATGGAATGTCAAGAGGAGTCAAAAGCGTTGACAAGAATCTTCTGGTCTTACCTGGTGCTTTTCAGGCTCATGATATGTTTCATGCATCAAATTATATAGGCACGCGAGTTCTCCAGCCCTTTGCTTCAAACATAGACGTTGTTAATGGTCATTTCTACAGCTTCATGGTCAGGTCAGACGGGGTCCGAGTAATGACGCACCCAGAGGACTTGGAGAGCGAGTTCAACGCCGTAACTAATCTCCTCCGATGGCGTGACGTCAATATGCCAGGGAAGCCTGTCTGGATAACCGAGTGGGGCTGGGATAGCGAAACACCGGGGGAGAGGTGTAGATACACAGAGTGTGTCACTGAGGACGCCCAGGCGTTGTATGGACTGCGTGGCCTGCTGATTTTGGCTCGTATGGGCATTCAGAAAGCCACGTGGTTCTTCTACGCTGACAGCAAGACATGTGACAATCACATCTTCTGCAGGAGTGGTCTGACATCCTCAGCACTCCATGGTTTCACCAAGAAGAAAGTTTTCCATTCTTTCCATGCCCTCATGACAACACTCGGAGACAAACATTTCCTCAAGGTACTCAAAGAGAACAGCCACCTCTATGTTTACATATTCGGCGACGTGGACAATGGAAAAGCAGGTCTATGGGCAACTGACGTTGTTGCCTGGCGACCGGTCACTGCAGACGACACAAAACCATATCAAGCCTCCTTCCGCCTTCCGACCAAACCACTGAGTGCCTGGAGAATATCTACCAAAGATGGTGTTCCAGTGCCGGCAGGTTTCACACATGCATCAGAAAGGGTGACGTTTGATGCTACCCCAGAAGTTGTTATCTTTAAGCTACCCGGATTTCCGGTATCGGAGCATGTACAAATAATTGGATGA
- the LOC137278988 gene encoding uncharacterized protein RP689-like has product MSSKLPRKLFLLLVLFLLAYLTYPQTKFNKCTLPENLSRLSDIILGENFVQNKARSLFFERITEDEREQFRNLMRVFHDKAGSNITYFLYAGSLLGSYSHHGMIPWDDDIDIIVRYADKEVLLKALESLAPRYEYTEGSSSWKFYQANSSEAGLKPWKWPYLDIFFYYEYPTYIQDAREEYKKFNTKDVFPLSTRPFMAMTLPAPRNTLEFLRVTYDIDMCKANSFDHKREVHISCNYVTTLPCHLLRDRFPFVRRVKEGNKTVEILEDHLLLMAKEREHETAQ; this is encoded by the coding sequence ATGTCTTCAAAGCTGCCCAGAAAGCTATTTCTCCTTCTCGTCCTATTTCTACTAGCGTATCTCACCTACCCGCAGACTAAATTTAACAAATGCACTCTCCCAGAAAATCTTTCCAGACTGTCAGATATCATACTAGGAGAAAACTTTGTTCAAAATAAGGCAAGGTCTTTATTTTTTGAAAGAATTACGGAAGACGAGAGAGAACAATTCAGAAATTTGATGAGAGTGTTTCATGACAAAGCCGGGTCGAACATTACATATTTCTTGTACGCGGGTTCGCTTTTGGGATCTTACTCCCACCACGGGATGATTCCTTGGGACGACGACATTGACATCATAGTCAGGTACGCCGACAAGGAAGTGTTGCTGAAAGCACTGGAGTCCTTAGCCCCAAGGTATGAGTATACTGAAGGCTCATCCAGCTGGAAGTTTTATCAAGCCAATTCCTCAGAGGCTGGGCTGAAGCCTTGGAAGTGGCCCTATCTAGATATATTCTTTTATTATGAATATCCAACATATATTCAGGATGCTAGAGAGGAGTATAAGAAGTTCAACACAAAGGACGTGTTTCCTTTAAGCACTCGGCCATTCATGGCCATGACACTGCCAGCTCCAAGAAACACTCTTGAGTTTTTGAGAGTAACGTATGATATCGATATGTGCAAGGCCAATTCGTTCGACCACAAGAGGGAAGTACACATTTCGTGTAATTATGTAACAACACTCCCATGCCATCTTCTTAGGGATCGGTTTCCGTTTGTCCGTAGGGTGAAGGAAGGAAACAAAACAGTTGAGATACTAGAGGATCATTTACTCCTTATGGCTAAGGAGAGGGAGCATGAAACAGCACAGTAG